The genomic DNA TGCTATAGCGCTCGCATTGGCTACCTGTGCTTTTTGTGTTTACTATAAGTAACAACGAAATAGAAGATATTTTCCTCTGGGTTTCCCAGGTTAAAAGTTTTTTGTGTGTACTTAAAGTGTTACCACACAGCTGAGGACAGTCATCTCTACTTTATCTCACAAGcgtaacatttgttttgttttaaacatgatTCTGTATCGTATTCAGGTCACCATCAAAGTTGACTAATTTCTACCCTGGGCCACAACTTAAATCACCAGACAATGTAATCTGAATTTACACTTACTACTTGAGTTATGCTGCAATGCATGTTTTAAAACACCATGAAAACACTCtaataacagtaaaaacaatagACTTAACATTTATACTGTAGTACATATCAtaacaaatgtcacaaaatgctTAATTTAAAATCGAGCCTAATCAAGTATTTCAAAGAGTTTTGTTTGGTAAggcaatacaaaaaaaagacaagcctAAGagatcacacaatgagcaagcccAGTGCATCAATAGATGacgaaatctctggcagaaccagactcaaagatgttgGGGTGAAACGAACGttggggagagaaaaaacagacGAGATGAGACAGTGATACAACAAATGAACAATCAAACAATGCAACAACATACTAAGCATGTTAAACAGTACACCAatacaacaagaacaaaaaaattacaataaaatacactacATTTGGGTAGTGGGTAAAGTGTTACCCGCAAAAAAGTTTTGAAAGCATAAAATTACATCAGAAGCCATTATGATACAAATATATTGATGCTGAAGATAAACAAGGCTGACAGAAAATAGCCACTAAAGAgaactgtttttgtctttttttttctgctcaggaAAAGTCAGACTCTTCAGATGCTGGAAAAGAGTCCTCTTCAGATGCTGGTCCTGATGGACAAGATGCATCTTCCTCCCCATCATCATCAAAAACTAAAGATTCTGCTCCAGGTTATGAGGAGAAAGTGGTAAGGGCCCTGTTGCTGACATAACCTCTCAAAACTCCCTGTTCCTGGAAAATAggttttctaacattttattcCTGTGTGTCTAGCAAACAGATCGGACCAACCGATTTGAGTATCTATTGAAGCAAACAGAGTTGTTTGCTCATTTCATCCAACCAGCCGCACAGAAgacccccacctctccgctgaaGATGAAACCAGGTCGTCCACGAATCaagaaagatgaaaaacaaaacctgcTCTCTGCTGGAGAGTGAGTACATGTCCACAGTGTATACTTACTTGACTTAATCAAGTTTGTTCTCATTATAATCTGTGTCTTTCCTGTGTTTAACAGCAACCGTCATCGTCGCACGGAgcaagaggaggatgaggagcttCTCAGTGAGAGCACCAAGACTACTACCGTTTGCACTCGTTTTGATGACTCTCCCTCCTGTAAGCCAAAACTCTTTTATTTGAGCTTGAGAGGAAGGAATGATGTATGTAGAAATGTAATCCACAATGTAAATTGTGGTCTTTTCCCAACTTTAAAATTAACTCTTTAATATATCCAGACTAAACTAGTTAAATATATTTGTCATATATTCTCCAAAACTGGATACTGTTACCTTTAAAGGATTACAATGTATGGTTTAGGGATGCCACAATTCTTGTATAATCTGCTTTTCAGTATGGCAACCGTGACTTAATACGTGCATTGTTATACACTTGGCGCCTACTCAAGTGTAAGTGTTTCCAACATGACTGCACATCTGCAGCATCTTACAGCAATATTACCGTCTTGAAGCAGCACAGTACATGTAACGTtgccaattaaaaaacaataagtCAACCACTTATTGCTTTGTGGTGCTCAAACCACGTTACAAATTACCTTCTCTTACAACAGTTGTGAGCGTTACATGTTACAACTTCTATGATTTGTGGAGATCATAGATCAAGACTGATCATAATATCAACTTCTCAGATGGCCTATCATCATGCAAaagtaatatttattttctcctaTGCCATCTAGATGTCAAGTCAGGAAAGATGAGGGACTATCAGGTCCGTGGTCTGAACTGGCTCATCTCTTTGTATGAAAATGGCATCAATGGCATCCTTGCTGATGAAATGGTAGGCTCCTTGTCACAGTCAGAACTGTTACCTCTACATTTGGACATGTACAccaaatatttttattgtatatttgcaATTACTGCCCTGCGTCACACATTCTGTGCTTTCTTAGGGTTTGGGAAAGACTCTCCAGACTATTTCCCTGCTGGGTTATATGAAGCACTACAGAAATATCCCTGGTCCTcacatggtgcttgtgcctaagTCCACCCTTTACAACTGGATGAATGAGTTCAAACGATGGGTACCTTCCCTTCGCGCCGTCTGCTTGAttggagacagagaagagagggTAGGTTGTGTCAAGAAAGCAAGAGTTGTAAAAAGAATCAGCATTTTCAGTTTCTCAATTTTCTCAAACACAAAAACtacttaaaaactaaaatagtgACACACCACCTAAAAACACTTTAGATAATAAACGTACTTGTTCTCATTCTCAGAATGCTCTGATCAGAGATGTGCTGCTGCCAGGAGAATGGGACGTATGTGTCACCTCCTACGAAATGCTCATCATTGAAAAGGCCGTGTTCAAGAAATTCAACTGGAGATACCTTGTTATTGATGAGGCCCACAGGATAAAGAATGAAAAGTCAAAGGTAAGGCACTACAATTgtacaacactttttttttacctttgttgTTCCAAGATAGTCGAGTAAAGCTCaagtttcctttgtttttatacaGCTATCCGAAATTGTGCGAGAATTCAAGACCACCAATCGTTTACTGCTGACTGGAACACCTCTTCAAAACAACCTCCATGAGCTGTGGGCTCTGCTGAACTTCCTGCTGCCTGATGTCTTTAACTCAGCTGATGTGAGAAGTGATCCTAGTTTGTTATGATCAAGGAGGAATATtacttaaacatttaaacagctTAGTTTCAGTGAGATATTTAGTGGAAAAGTATTTGAcctttttctgttttacttttatttctcttttaggACTTTGACTCCTGGTTTGACACAAACAACTGCTTGGGTGACACGAAATTGGTTGAACGTCTTCACACGGTATGTATTGAATTCTCTGAAtggttcattttaaaattgttcTTTGGGCTGGAGCAATTTGCTTACTTGCCCCATTTCTTTTGTGTAGGTTTTGCGTCCTTTCTTGCTCCGTCGTATTAAAGCAGACGTGGAGAAAACTCTGCTCCCAAAGAGAGAGATCAAAATGTATGTGGGCCTGAGCAAGATGCAGCGAGAGTGGTAAGTGCCCGTGATTAAGCGTCCACACCCTTTGAAGTAACTTTGATACTGCTTAAATACTTATAACCACAAGTATGTAATAGTGACTCTAACTTGTTTTGCAACCCATTAGGTACACAAAGATTCTGATGAAGGACATTGACATTCTGAACTCAGCCGGGAAGATGGACAAGATGCGTCTGTTGAACGTTCTCATGCAGCTCAGGAAATGCTGCAACCATCCGTACCTGTTTGACGGAGCCGAACCTGGTCCTCCCTACACAACTGACCTTCACCTGGTTGTGAACAGTGGCAAGATGGTGGTGCTGGATAAGCTGCTACCCAAGATGAAGGAACAAGGTATTTGGGTCCGCACTGGAGCCCATGTGACCTTTTTGCTACAttcattcagtgttttattttaagaaaaaaaaagtgaattattgGGATAATATACTGTTTCCACCGTTGAATGACATTATTTTGTGATCTTTGTTTCAGCAGAAAATTGATTTAATCTTCAGTTAACTAATTAAACCCTTCTGAACGTTTATTGACAACCACTAGGTTCCCGTATACTCATCTTCAGTCAGATGACCAGAGTGCTGGACATATTGGAAGACTACTGCATGTGGAGGAACTATGGATACTGCCGCTTGGATGGTCAGACACCACATGAGGAGAGACAGGTGAGATACTCGCTTATCAAATAGTTAAAGTAATGTGATCTGTAAGGAAGTTCCCTGTAGATGTAAATAATTTCAACGAGGTAaacctttatattttaaaatttaatgcttttttgtgttttcagatcTCTATCAATGCATACAATGAGCCCAACAGCTCGAAGTTCATCTTCATGCTGAGCACCAGAGCTGGTGGTCTGGGTATCAACCTGGCTACAGCTGATGTTGTCATCCTCTACGATTCAGACTGGAACCCCCAGGTCGACCTTCAGGCCATGGTTAGTAATCTGAAACCTCCAAATTTATGTTCAGTAGAAAGGTGATGGACACTGGAGTACTGTTGGGTTTAGAGGCAGGAGACCTCACtccttaaatgttttaatttcaggACCGAGCTCACAGGATTGGTCAGCAGAAGCAGGTGCGCGTCTTTCGCTtcatcactgaaaacacagtggaGGAGAGGATTGTAGAAAGGGCTGAGATGAAACTGCGCCTTGACTCCATTGTCATCCAACAAGGTCATTCTTTTCACCTTTTGTACTTGAATTTAAAGTCAGTTTGTCTATGTAAGCGTGCACTGGCATCCCAGAGTGGGTTGTTGTAATGTTGGAGGGAAACCAGAGTGTACCTGCCTTGTCAAAGTCATGCAGTTTTCTTAGCAGTAAGAACCTAAGTCAATGAATTTGAAATAAAGATATTTGCAAGGCTTTGTGTAAATGatctttttgcttttgtttaacAGGAAGACTCGTGGATCCAAGCGCAAACAAGCTGGGGAAGGATGAGATGCTGTCTATCATCCGACATGGTGCCACGCACGTGTTTGCTTCCAAAGAGAGTGAGATCACAGATGATGACATTGATGATATCCTGCAGAGGGGTGAAAGGAAGGTGTGTCTGGATGCATTCTAATATGAATAAGTGAAACATTTATGAATGGTGGTACTACAGACGAGCAGTTCCGGATTAATGCCAATACTTTCAGCACTAAAATGAACACCATTCTTGTCATATCTTAGACAaaggagatgaaggagaagCTGTCTACCCTCGGTGAAGGCTCTCTGAGAAACTTCACCATGGACACAGAGAACAGCAGTGTGTACACATTTGAAGGAGAAGAttacagagaaaagaagaaggtgaagacCCATCATCATTGTTCGGCCTGCATTTGCCtcattccaaaaaaacatggatCTTTGAGGCTTTACCTTGTTCCCATTGTCTCTACGTTCAGGTCATTACCAACTGGATTGAGCCACcgaagagggagaggaaagcCAATTATGCTGTGGATGCCTACTTTAGAGAAGCCCTGCGAGTCAGTGAACCAAAAGCACCCAAGGTATGGCTGGATTATTATAGAAACACATCAAGAATGTATCCAATTTTCTTATGATGGATGGCATGTTGTCCTGTTTGTAACATAGCATTTGTCTGTTTGACTCATTTTCTCAGGCTCCACGTCCTCCAAAGCAGCCAAATGTTCAAGACTTTCAGTTCTTCCCCCCACGTCTTTTTGAGCttcttgaaaaagaaattctcttCTACAGAAAGACGATAGGCTACAAGGTacaatggtgtttttttttttcctgaccaGAGCAGGTTTGCCATTACTGGATCAATACATGTCTATAAGACTGTCTGTGGCTCTGTCTTTTAGGTTCCTCGTAATCCGGAAATGCCAAACTCTGCTCAGATGCAGAAAGAGGAGCAGGCTAAGATTGACGATGCTCAGGCGCTCACAGAGGAGGaactggaggagaaggagaaccTGTTACAGCAGGTATTGATAGTTATCACTCGATGTCATCAAATAGATGATTCGCTGCAAATCTGAACAACCCTGTATCTGGTGActactttaaaaaagtgaacTGTCATTGCAGGGATTTACCATTTGGAACAAACGGGACTTCAACCAGTTCATCAAAGCCAACGAGAAGTGGGGTAGAGATGACATTGAGAACATTGCCAGAGAAGTGGAGGGAAAAACCCCTGAAGAAGTCATGGAATATTCTGGTATTGATTAATtttgctgcttgtttgtttttgttttttttgcgtttgTTAAGAAATCTgttatttaatgtgtttgtgtttgtttcttcagCTGTATTCTGGGAGCGCTGCAACGAGCTGCAGGATATTGAGAAGATCATGGCCCAGATAGAAAGAGGCGAGGCCAGGATTCAAAGAAGGATTAGCATCAAAAAAGCACTGGACTCAAAGGTAGCTGGCTGTCGGTGATTGGTTGTACATTTCTGATTTAAacaacttgggttttttttcattaagcACTTAAATTCTATGCTATGCTAAATGTTAATTAGTCACCCCAAATGCTATTAGTCACCCCATTATTTTCCTTTCCTGATTAACTCATGGTCCCGTATATGTTTCTTGTCCCCGTATTCAGATTGGACGCTACAAGGCTCCTTTCCATCAGCTCCGTATTTCTTACGGCACCAACAAAGGCAAGAActacacagaggaagaggaccGCTTCCTTATCTGTATGCTTCACAAGCTGGGCTTCGACAAGGAGAGCGTGTATGATGAACTGCGTCAGTGTATCCGTAACTCACCCCAGTTCCGCTTCGATTGGTTCCTTAAATCCAGGACTGCCATGGTGagtttaggtttctttgcaccaTCTGTCCTGATGTGTGCATGTTCTACGTTTGACTTGATAATTCTGATTATACTTTGTGATTTGTTGTATAGGAGCTTCAGAGGCGATGCAACACACTGATTACactgatagagagagagaacatggagctggaagagagagagaaggcagagaaaaagaaacgaGGCCCAAAGAACAGCTCGGTAAGTTAAAAATCCAACAACAATAGTTGTGAGGAGCAGGGTATTGTTTGTAATTTATTGATATCAGTGCCAATATAAAACATGAGGATTACCACAATATCAAAgtgattttttatttgatatttttcatTGAAGGATATTTACCGTCGATGTTTCACTCTTTTTGCCTTGAAGAAAGGCTTCTTCAACCACCACATTTGGTCAGTATTCCATTCCTGTGTGTAAATCTTTCATTTTTTCTTACCCAGG from Solea solea chromosome 10, fSolSol10.1, whole genome shotgun sequence includes the following:
- the smarca5 gene encoding SWI/SNF-related matrix-associated actin-dependent regulator of chromatin subfamily A member 5, translating into MSESLNCVEQREEQTELEEAGGAEEKSDSSDAGKESSSDAGPDGQDASSSPSSSKTKDSAPGYEEKVQTDRTNRFEYLLKQTELFAHFIQPAAQKTPTSPLKMKPGRPRIKKDEKQNLLSAGDNRHRRTEQEEDEELLSESTKTTTVCTRFDDSPSYVKSGKMRDYQVRGLNWLISLYENGINGILADEMGLGKTLQTISLLGYMKHYRNIPGPHMVLVPKSTLYNWMNEFKRWVPSLRAVCLIGDREERNALIRDVLLPGEWDVCVTSYEMLIIEKAVFKKFNWRYLVIDEAHRIKNEKSKLSEIVREFKTTNRLLLTGTPLQNNLHELWALLNFLLPDVFNSADDFDSWFDTNNCLGDTKLVERLHTVLRPFLLRRIKADVEKTLLPKREIKMYVGLSKMQREWYTKILMKDIDILNSAGKMDKMRLLNVLMQLRKCCNHPYLFDGAEPGPPYTTDLHLVVNSGKMVVLDKLLPKMKEQGSRILIFSQMTRVLDILEDYCMWRNYGYCRLDGQTPHEERQISINAYNEPNSSKFIFMLSTRAGGLGINLATADVVILYDSDWNPQVDLQAMDRAHRIGQQKQVRVFRFITENTVEERIVERAEMKLRLDSIVIQQGRLVDPSANKLGKDEMLSIIRHGATHVFASKESEITDDDIDDILQRGERKTKEMKEKLSTLGEGSLRNFTMDTENSSVYTFEGEDYREKKKVITNWIEPPKRERKANYAVDAYFREALRVSEPKAPKAPRPPKQPNVQDFQFFPPRLFELLEKEILFYRKTIGYKVPRNPEMPNSAQMQKEEQAKIDDAQALTEEELEEKENLLQQGFTIWNKRDFNQFIKANEKWGRDDIENIAREVEGKTPEEVMEYSAVFWERCNELQDIEKIMAQIERGEARIQRRISIKKALDSKIGRYKAPFHQLRISYGTNKGKNYTEEEDRFLICMLHKLGFDKESVYDELRQCIRNSPQFRFDWFLKSRTAMELQRRCNTLITLIERENMELEEREKAEKKKRGPKNSSAQKRKAEGTAEGRGRKKKLKL